The sequence below is a genomic window from Lolium perenne isolate Kyuss_39 chromosome 4, Kyuss_2.0, whole genome shotgun sequence.
TTAGTGAAAAAGTACCACCATTTATAACACTATATCAGTGCATTCAGCTTAAAATGCAGATTCACAATATACTGATCAGATGTCATGTATGTTTTAAGTTATATATATTGGGGCTTGTTTGATTCAAAGTAGTGATATAAAAAAGTTGTAAGATTTTCATCCTTAGAAAAATTTCCTTATAAATGCAAGGATTTTTTTTATAAAATCGTATTGCACTATGTTTTAAAGATAAATTTCCATCCACCCAAACCTCATGTTACAATTTCTTTGTTTTTCTTGTGAGTCTAACAATAATTGAAAAAAATATGTAGATTTCAAATCATGTATGCTTCCACCGCACATGACACTTTAATCTTGCTGTTTTCTATTCATGTGTTCTAAGAATCCTGCATAtaaaacaaactctaatttaatgTCATCGTATGTCGTTACTTTTTATAAAAAAGATTATCAAATGTGTTTTTTTACTTAACGAAAAGCTACATGTACACCTATTTGATGGAGTATGCGTCGTGGACTCGTGGTGTGTGACCGATGTGGTTGTTTGCGTCCTGTACGAAAAATTCATTTAATGTTCAAACGGGACGTGGCGGGGTATTAAGCATGGACAAGGGAAGTTCTTCCGTGGACGTAAAATTGGATCGTTAAGAAATCATTTCGCGGGCCAGAGTACGATTGGTGCCGATCAAGGGCTCGCAGCGAATTTATTCCTACTACCTAAAAACCCTATCCAGTTGGTGATTACGGAAAGATGCAAAGAGGGACACGGTCGATGAGATGAGACTGATGAGAGTTCTCCACGACGAAGCCTAAAATTCCCCACGGGCCACGAATGGTCAAACGATCATCATGTATGATGGCTGCCTTTGTGCTCGGGCATTTCTCTTCCCTTTTGAGAGATGTAAACAATGTTATCATCCTCTTTAACCCAGCCGACGCTCAAGCCCTCGCTAGTTGCATGTGTCGTAGGAAACGGTTCTTCGGATCATCCGACGCTCGCATGTCTGTCCTGGTTCTTCCGTTGCAGAGCAGAGCGATGTGAAGAGGAGATTTGGGCTAGTTCTGTCGTGTACCTCTGCTCTCTGTCAGCCGTCCGATAAGACACCAACGCTTGATGATCGAAAAACGGGAAGCACAACTAGGATCACGAAATTCCACCTGATAGGAGTACTACTGTCTGTTAGATAAGATTCTGACTGCAGTTCATTAGTTGATTATGAAGCGCCGCCAGTGCAGCAACCTCCTACTCAACTCAAGCTAGCCCCTTTTTTTTCCTCTGCGTGGATCACCACATGGAGCTAGTAGTTTAATCAGACCTTTGTAATTAACCAAGAAAGATTCCTACTTTCTCCGTTGGCTCAGCTTTGTTCAAATATTCATGTATTTACACACTAAAAATAGCTCATTtccccctctcccctctctcgTTCTGCTACAGTAGTTGCGCGCCTCCTCAAAGAAACCGGGCCGACCCAAAGCCAATCTCGCCGGCGCCGCCGGTCGAGATGGGTGGAGGGGAGGCGCCGGAGTACATAGACTAGCTAGGAGTAGTGGCTTTATGCCAGTAGGGGGCTTGATGCCCAGTAGTGCGAGTGGTGGAGGAGATCTGCCCGCCTGGATCTCGTCCGATCTAGGGTTCTTCCTCCTCTCTATGCTTCTACGGTGGTCGGAGGTGGGAGTAGAGAGGAAGACAGCCACTCAGCTCAATAAGGAAGTGGCGGCGAACCACCTTCTGCAGATCGACTGCGGCCGGAGGCGTTTTTCCCTGGCCGGCCTCGGCGGCGAGGGGGGAAAAGCGTACCTGCTTGCGACCAATGGCGTCATCGAGCTCCTAgccggccatggaggcgaggaGGATCACAATTGCGCTAGATCTTCGTCGATTGCTGCAGAGTGGCCTTATCTGCGCTGCTTCTGGTGCTGCGGCAGAGGCTGCTCCTCTTGGTCGGCCGTGGAGGCGAGAGAGAGGACAGCGAAGACGACGCTGCTGCGCACTGGAGGCGGTGCCGTATCTACATCAACTATCCCTGGTGGTCTCTCTTCAAGCGCAAACACGCAGCTGCCGCCATGGCCGCTGTGATCTGCAGCCAACGCGACAGCTAGTTCTCTGCCACCAAGTCGGAGGCAACTCCCTGTCCCCACTGGAGCTCGACGCCTGCTTGTAGCCAAGGGATTCGTTCCCGACGGCGAGCGGGTTGCCAGTGGGGGTGGGTTCTCGCCGGACGGAAGAGTTCGAGCTCCTTCTCTCCTTTCCTTGGCGGCAACGCTTCGAGGATGCCGGCGAGCGACGACGGTGCCGCTccaggacctgattgcttttccaTATTTTTTCTGGGGTGTTCTTTGTAAAGTTACAAGCCTTATCCTCTAATATTAGGTTCTTTAGGGCGAGTTCTGCTAGGGGCATGTATGCATATTGTACCCGTCTCCTGTTTCTTTAATATATTACCACCtcctattttttaaaaaaaatacacACTAAAACAGTAAAACGTGTCTAGATAAAATTAGGTCAAGTAATTTAACACATAATGGATATCTTCCATTCTCATATATTTAATATACTTTCTCCGTCCTAAAACTAGTTGATTAAATTTATCTAGATACGATTATATCTAGACATGTTTTTGGTAAGTAGATACATCTATACTAGAAAAAGTTGAGCTAATTATTAGGACAGAGAGTATTTCATTtctaaatttaaatatatctatGCCACCGTGGTGATAAAATAATAGCGTTGTCGCAATGACATGTCATGCTGTCACTGCGCAGTTCGTGCATGTGCAGATCGATTCTTCAACTTGCAAGTGTATCTTCATTCTTCAGGCAGCGTTTGTGTCAGCTTGTCTGCAAGCGTGCCAAGAAGCACAGGTTAGGTTCAGGTATCCCCCCTCGCTGTCTTTCACCCCTCTAATTTGGCAGTGTTGGAAAGAGAGAGGAGGTAGAGAGTAGAGACGTTTGGTGTGTGGTGACGCTGTTGTTATCAGTAGAAGTTTTTTCACAGTTGAGACGAGTTTTCCTTCTTTTCGGGATCTGGCTATGCCATAGACGAAGATAGAGACACAACGCTAGTCATTCCCGGCAGCGCTAACCGATTCTCAGCTCGAATAATTGGGCTGGCTTCACTAGCTAATGCTAAACAAATATCAACCTGTCTGCCATTGACGGCAAGGCAGCGCCGGCCGGCGTGCAAGTGCAGCCGTGCGGAGGACGAGACGAACAACCGTTGGCGGCGTGGATGCAGAATTCCAATTGTTTATTCCCAAGAGGACATTTGTTATTTTAGGGCCAGATTCTTCTGACAGAGCGGCAATGTGTAAGTATATGGCGAACATAAACCATAAAATATGCTAATTGGAGCATTATTCGTAGATCACAAGATCAAGATCAACTGTAGAGACATTTTCTTGAAATAAAAATTACTGTAAATTTTACGCAGCAACTGGTCGTAAGCTATCTATTCTACATGGGATCTCACCTGAATTGCCCCCATCTTACCTCAGGGAGTTGTTAATGTGCCTTAGATGATTTACAACTTTAGATCGTGCCGTTGGTGACTACAATGAACTATCCATGTGGCTAAGATCCCTCACGGCCTAGACAAGACGATGTACCACTGAGCTAATAGTCGATCGTGCGAGCCTCCCAAAGAACAATAATCTCACAAGCTTGGTCACCCCAAAAGAAAGAAGACTTCCACAAACAAATTTATTTTAGACATAACTGCCTTGTTTTGGGTTTGAAGAAGTGTAAACGCAAAATACCTGGTAACTATAAGCATTAGATCTCCATGAAACGAGATGATCTAGCCGCACCTTTCAATATGGCTATCTTGTTACGACTTCAAGCCGGTTGCAAGCTTACACTTAGGTGTCCTGCTCCTTACGATTAAGTGACTTCAAACATGGCCAATTCCTATAGTGTGACATGGAGTGTGTACGAGGCTCGGTAACGATTCATAGCAGTATGGGTGTTATTAGTGATTCACGCTTCATGCAAGCTGAGTGCTGCAACTTGGAATCTAAACTAAGGACGGGCTCTTAGAATTAGCTCACCCTCGAGTGATCACGACCGTTTGTCATGCCATTGTGGTACATGTCCTAGCCATTGTAGCTCCTATAGTGTGACTCTCACAAGATCGTGACCCTTCACCCAACAAGCTATAGCATTGCACGGGTCGAGTTGCACACCACCTAGTATCTATCGTTTAATGCTAGGATTACTATAGCTAGGGTATCTAATCTCATTTGCTCCAATAAATTTCGTGTCTCGGTGTCAGTGTCAGCCTAGCATAGTTCTTTCGTCGTTGGTGTTCTTTTTCCTATCGCAAAGCATTTCATTGCTCCCCCAGAAATTTCCTCCCCTATCATAGTTGAGCTTTGTAGTTTCAACCTTGCGACAAACGTTGCTACAAAATAGTAATAAACCAGTTTCAAGAACATTGCCACAAGTGCATTGCCATCGGATCTCATTTCCACATGGGCTTGTTTCACATACATTTCAATGTTCAGGGTGGCACCCTTAGTACCTTgccgttggtgttggtgttggaacCGGTGCCTGACCAAGATGGAGGAATTGTTATTCCTACACAACGTAGATTCTGCCACCGTCTCGCTACTTCCAGTGGCGAAGACAGCAAGATGAACCTCTGGGTTAGTCTCATTGCATATCAAGGCCATTAAATATATATTATTACCTATAAATTCAATGGGTTATAATGAAAAAGTTATGGGATCAGTTGCCCAACTTGAAAACCTAGCAAGCCCCGTGAGAGGTTAGCTCGAGTTGGTGGCTGTCCCTCTACGGAATAAGAATTTGCCATGTGTGCTAGTGCCTAtggatcttttccttttttgAAAACCTGGCCCTAGCCAAACTCTTTGCACTTTGCATGAATTGTTTGGTTCATGAATTGTTATTCCACGGCGCCGATGCCGCAACCGTCTCGCTACCGCTAGTGGTGAAGACAGCGGCATGAACCACTGGGTTAGTCTCACTGCGTATCGAGGCCATTACGTAAATATATACTAACTATAAATTTAAAGGGTTATAGTGTGAAAAGTTATGGGATCTACGGCCCACTTGAAAACCTATCCCTAGGGAGAATGACTAGATAGTCAGGTGGTTAGCTTGAGTTGGTGGCTTCCCCGCATCTCTATGGGATAATAATTCGCCCTGTGTGCTAGTGTGCTAGTACCtatatgatttttttttctttaaGGAAAGCCTGGCCCTAGCCATGGAAAGGGCAAAAATAGTTCAAGAGACCGTTTGATTCATGATTCCAAGACACAAGCAAGGATAGTAAAACAGTAAGTCATAATTTACATACATTTGAGTTCTACGTGACATTGCTTTCAGCGAAGTTTGTTTGGGCGCACCACATGAATAACATCGGATTTTTACCACGAGGTTATTTTAGATGGAAAGTTTCTTATAGAACATACAGTGCAGCGTGGAATTCATAGAAACAATTCTTGTGGTTTCACTAGTACGAATCAAACAACCTAGCTACTTCAGATTTTTCCTAATCCAGTTCTCTAAAATATGATGAAATCCCTTTGAAATCAGAAACACCCcctaaagaaaacaaaaaaacagCGAGGAGCCGCGATTCCTCAAACACTCCGACGCCTAGAATGCCATCATCAAAGGTGGGAGAAGCAGCAAAGCTACGCAGAGTTATCCAAAGGTGAAATGACATGACTCTGCTAGTTTTGTCCGTATAACGACAATTTCAACGCCGTAGATTAGTTTAAACTGGGTTGATTAGGTGCGCCCGGTTAATGTCTTATCTCTTGCGACTAAAATGTGACCCACACGCTTCATAAAATACCACTGACCCACGTACACAGACTCTCTCTCTGTACATCATCATTAGCCCCCAAAATCAGATGGGTCAGACGCCACATTATGGCGCCAATTGCCGTCGTTTTCCGACGTGGCGGGAGGTGAGCACTTGGAAAGGCTGCCGCGGCACGCATGGTGTGCCGGGTGCCGACGGTGGAGAATGGAAAAAAAGACAtagagaggaggaagagaagcaaaCAAATCCAAACCGGCCAAGGAACGGAAAGGAAACGGTCTGACGGCAAGACGATACAATTGCAACGCGCTTCGTCGTCGCTGTCTGTCTGAGGATTTATTTCATCTTTCTTCTTCTGGCCTTATGTGTTTTTATAGCAGTGGTCTGGTTCAAACATAGACAATTCACCTACAACGAGTTGTTAGCATAAAGCCACCACTTTTAAGTATTTTTTTTATTTGTATACAAAATTCATGTCCCTTAGACAGAAATTTATCACATTTTACCTAGGTTTTTCTCATAAAACACAAAACTCGCTCTAAACGTGAATTAGTTCTGATAGTCCGGGCCCAACCACCCGAGCTCATGGCTCCGGCGAGCAGAGGAGATGGGCGGCGAGGGACCTTGATGTCTTCTACTCCAACGTCGGCGTTGAGCACGTCGTCGCCTTCTCCAACGACGGTGACGTCTTTTGGACATGGTCAGGGCTCCTAGGTCGTCCAAGCCAGGAGCACGGGGATACGGGTCGGGCGTCGACGGTGGTCTAGCCGGTGTGGAGGGGCTGGCTGCTAGCAGGGATGCCCGATGGCGCTGGAAGGAGGCGGGATTGGTCGGTGTGCCAGAGGGGCAGCCACCCTCGGCCATGTGGTAGGCGAGGACGAATGCGGATAAGAGATATTGACTTTTTGATATTTTTAGGTTTTTTCATTGTGCTGGCATTTGGGATCCTGTCCACCGTAGGAAATTACTGCCACGCCAGGCTTACAGGTGAGGCCAAACTGTCAGGATCTTTGTCAATTCATGTTTAGAGCGAGTTTGGTGTTTTATAGTAAAATCTGAAAGATTTCTTTCCGTGAAGCGAAAAACAGCAGCAAGATATGTATTTTGTCTGAAAAGTGGTTGTTTTATGCTAACGACCCTAGAAGGCTGCGATTTCTGCTCGCATTTCTCACACACATGAGAACAATGAGATAAAATGGACCAATCATCTGAACACTTATTTCAATTTTCGGATGTTGAATCTAGTTTATAGTAGCAGTGGATGATGGTCAATCATTGAATCTAGGCGACCGGGCACCGGCGAATTGGCCGGACGCCGGTGCACCTCCCAAAGGTCGACAGCAAATCTACCTGCCATTCAGCACCCTTGCGCTGGGCCGATGGAATCTGTCGCTGTGTGCATAGCGCTGAACTGGTACGGTTCGTCGTCACACACACGCGCCCAAATTACAAAACTTGTGAAAACCGAAAACGACTGGAAAATTAACAAAAGAAAATTTGATAAGTAAACTAAAGATAAGGACCCGCGGTTTTGGAAGCGAGCACACACAATGACATCACTCGAGTGTGAGAGAGAAGCAGCTGAGAGCTGAGAGCCCTTCTTTAAGATCACGACCCGTTGGCCGTTGCCCGATCCCACACCCCTCTCTTCCTCTCTGGTCTTCCTCTCGCCCGGCGGTTTGTGCCTAGTGGTGTGCCCTGGCACTCAAGAGAGCAAACCTTAGGTACTAACTGAGCAgcaaaaccccccccccccccccccccccctgtttCTTTGCTCTCTTCTGCGAGCTGATCCGTGGTTCTTCTCGATCACAAGCATCATCAGGAGTTTGGGAACTGAATTGTTGCGTCTGTGTGCCTGCCGAGCAATACCCTGCGTCTATTCTCGAGATGTTTCTGAGGTCCAAGGTCCAGGAGATGATCCTGAGGAGGAGGTCCAGATCGATGAGCGGCGCGCAGCACGCCGGCAACCCGTCGACGGCTCCGTGCCTGGACACCGGCTACAAGGCTCATGCGCCGTCGTTCGCGTCGCCGAGGCTGCTGCATTCGGCGTCCCTCCCGGCCGGCAGCTGCGCCACGGCCGGCGCCGGGAGCCCCATGCGGCACTCCGACGCGATGGCCTACTCAATGAGCCCAACCTCCGTGCTCGTCGCGTCGGCGGCCTTCGGGGTGGCCGGCGCCGATCGTGGCGGCGGCAGCGGTAGTAGCAGCAGCAAGCGCCGGCCCTGGTGCCACGGCTGCGCGGGCACGCACGGGCTCGCCGACGCGCTCGACTGCGCCCACGATGGCCAGGAGCGGAGGAGGAGCATCCTCGCGGGGCGCGTCAAGGCGCAGGCGCCGGCTCTTGTAAGGTCCCGCTCCCTCGACCGTCGCGTGGAGTTCGGGGTCAAGAACAAGAGCTCCTGGCTGCCGCTGCGCGCCGGCAGCCGTACGGAACAGGAAGAGGCCACGTCGGCGCAAGAGGAGACAGAGATGGAGCCGTCGTCGGAGGACTACACCTGCGTCATCTCGCGAGGGCCGAACCCGAGGACGGTGCACATCTTCGGCGACCGCGTCGTCGAGGGCGACCACCGGGAGAGCTCGGCGTGGCACATAAACCTACCTGTGGAGATACCGGCTTCTTAAGCTTGAGCTTGTGAATAAAACAGTTTTTAGGGCTCAGGAGCAATATTAGGTATGCTCTTGAAAACGAGAGAGGATTTACGGTTTTTTTTAATGGTAGTAACATGATGTTCAAAAATAATCTTACACATGTTCTTACATTTGTGGAAAGTTTTGGTAAAATTGACGTTCAAATTAGGatgccaaaaaaaaaacaaatttgaAGATGTATCTTGTAATAATAAGAGCTCATTTGAATCATAGAAAAAGGAAAATCATAGTTCGTAGTAAAAGCGATTGAAATGTCATGCCTACTTGAATCCGATGGGAAGATGAAAtgtatttaattatagcaaagggATTTTTCAACAGGTATGACCTAATTCTTAGTTGGGAGAGATTTTGAGTGGTTTACATTGTGAGCTTTTCTACTCCCACTAAAGGTGTGAGAAGAGAAGAAGCCCTAGTGTACTTCCCCTCCTCCACCGCCTCTCGTCTTTTCCTGTATGTTGACTCGGATGTTGTTTGCGCCCCACTACCAGCACTATATTAACGCCGACGTGAACCCTGATTGGTACACCGCAAGAGATTACATGTCTCCATAATCTAGCTCCGCCGCTCGGATCTTCCACGTCCTTTCTTGTAGCGTACACCGAAGCATGAGAGAGTAAGCCTCTAGAACCCCGTCTCTCGTAGACCTGTAAGGGTGGGAGGCGATCATGTTTTTAGGGAGCGCTCTAGCGCGACTACTGGCAGCACGACGATGTCCAACGTCCACTACATCTCTATGTCTTCTATCTGTCAAATCTAGCTAGAGTTTATAGTTTACCGTTTTGAATAGATGTGATCATCTTGATATGATTTATTCATCTATTATGTTAGTCTTTATGATAATTTTAATTACTGTTTCTATAGTCATGCTTTGTCTACTAGTTATTTCACTGCTAGAAATCGCAAATAGCCCTAGGGCTGCATACCCTAGGTGAAAAGGGAAAACCTCTAGGGAAGCCAATCCCCTAGGGTATACTCTAAGGAAACATCCGAGAGTCATATTGGTGGATTAAATTATACGATCATTcgcttatatattcaacaattAGAAGGCATCGTTGATGTTATGTACCATCAGAATTTGAGATAGCGGAAGGAAGAAATGTATTGCCAGATTGTAACACTATAGATTCAGCAACCATTTTTCTTCTTGTATCAGGCTGTGCCATGGAGgctgcttagagcatctccagtcgcgtcccccaaagcgtcccccaaagggatttggggcgcgccggacaaaaaaagcgttccagccgcgtcccccaaagcccatttttgtccggcgcggcccgatacggtgtccggcgccccgagcccgtccccgtcccacgggggacgctccggggacgccggacacaacgaaaagcgaggcgaaccgacgcggggccgacccgtcagcggcacaggaaaaattcgtctcacactcccgccaaatcccgccgctcccgccaaatcgcgcctataccccgcgcacaggcctcccaaaacatatcccgccgccgattcatttctcctatcccgccgatttctttctccctcccgccgtccacccgccgccgctaccctctctacatggcgccgccgacagcccccaaaaagatggcgaagaaagcggccaagaagccgccgggcaatgggacgaaaggggcgacaacgccgttcgcgaagccgcggaaggcgccggctgcaaagaagaagcctgaaggatggaccgacgatcaatggcagcaagattgcctgcgccggaagctatcgacggcggagcggaaaggacagagggcggcggagctggagaagaaggctcaGGCGGTGCGCCAACACGtaatggccgggtgtatcgccgccaccaacgcgagcccatggagtacctccgtgccggtgtacgttccgggagtgatctctccgtcgcaagccgccttctacaacgacggcccctccgccactcccgggtgcgtgacgcctaacttgtcgccgcactaccaggatgcgctgccgcacggcggcttcaaccccaacaacctctactccccggcgtacgagcagcgcgagccaggacccggtccggacggcgaccctttcaccggccgcaggggtccgctcgaatacgacggcgccggtgctgaggaggacgacggggttgaggtggaggacgacgaggaagaggacggggtggaggacgacgaggaggacgaagagggcggcgaggaagaggacgacgagggtgccggtgacgatgatctcgtggaggtagacgcggacggcgtgaggacgaagaagaagaagaagaagaagaagaagaagaagaagaaggcatcgggcacacgaggcccgaagtggacggttctggaagatctttgtctgtgcgagtcgtgggcgacggtgagccatgactccatcatcggcgccaaccagaaaagcgggaagtattgggcgacatgtccctgctgagaacgtcgacagagggaatgtctccccggacgcgagcggcgcacaacttcttcaaaggccagatcctcgacgacatcgaagccaaaatggcggcggcggacgcggcggccctggccgcggcatcggcggcagcggcagcgcagcaagagcaggctgacgcgtcttctactgctacacctgcgtcggcctctgcgtcggcgacggagcagacgcaccatgcacagcaacaggcagatcgcgacgaTGTCACCGTGCTCGACGGGCCggcgtcgactcaggatacgacgccgtctcccaaccccttccccttcttctaatttgcatgcaccaccggtctgtaatatgatcgcgcgcccagtactttgatcgatcgccgctactctgatcgcgacgaatcggcgggaacgatctcttttgaatgcatctacttgaatttctgattgggggcggcgtttgggggacgcggctgggagcgacgtcccccaaacgcggcacgaatgaaacacgtcccccaaacgctcgatccggcgcggtttgggggacggtttgggggacgcgactggagatgctcttaaggcAATCTGCTTCAGTCGAAATGCCGCAATGTTTGTTATTTTGAAGTTCATAAACTGTTGTGAGCTGCGACTTAAATGTTCTTGACCAAAGAATAATATTGTAATGTAATTATGTCAGAAAACGCGAGCTTATCATAACATACAAATCCGGTTCAACCTACACCAAAAGTCGCCGGTCCAAGATAATCAATTGCACGTATCGCAACCGTGTATATAATAATTAACAATCAGATGAGTTCGTTTTCGCAACGCATCAAACTGCTGCGGCTCTTAGGCCCCGTTCGGTATGGAGGAAAACTGCAGGATTTTCGAAGGAATACTGTTCACGCAGGAATTTTTTCCTTACTACCATTCGGGATGCAGGAAACATCTACAGTTTTCCAAAGGAAAATCTCATCTACAGTGGCAATTTCACGGGATTGAAAACATGCGCCCAGACCCCATGTTTTGGTGGAAGACCGAGGCAAGGTGCTGTGAATCAAATTAAAAAATGCCACCGTGTTTGCCTCGATGAGGTAGGAGCCATTCAGTCCAATAAAAAACTGAACAACCTGGTTGCGACCAAATAAACTACTGCTGAATGTACTATTCACACAAGCTGAAATAGTACGGACTCTTGATTGCTTCACCGTCGTGATCTCGAGTGACCGATGGATCGTTGGAGGGCGTGAGAGGAATCCGGGCCTGGCCGTTGTCTCTTTGCCGTGACACGACCGCCGATATGACGGCGGCGTGGACAAGGCTCTTCTCTGTTCCTCTGCTCAGCGACGCCAAATCAAAAGTTTCCGTGCAATCATCACCTTTCATCTCAGCGTGTACGAGCGGCTGCCGCACATGTCGTGTCTTGCGATCGAAGCGAGAATATTTCCTGGCTCAGCTCGCAGGTTTGTCGCCTACGCATCATCTGGCATCCACGGGTGGTGTCATGTACAAACCAATGCATGCATATATTGTACAGTTGCAACTTGCACTATATGAATAGCTTTGTCGCAGGATCTTTTGTGCAGGACagacattttttaaatttttggATCAAACTATGCAGATGTATAATACACAACATAATATATATCTCAGATTATTTTGCATTTTTTGAAAATTCAGAACTGTGACATCTGACAATGGGGTGTTGCTGCAACTAGTTGCAATTTATAGTTTTCTCGTGCACATAAGAAGCTTCGCCCGACTTCGCTGATGGAGCTGTGAGAAAGGGGGTGTCTTCAGCTCCCACCGTCGTGAGATTATCCAAGGCTTTAATTGTAATTTTAAAACTCTTTGTATTAAATAAGTGTTACAACTTTATCCGGATATGACTATCACACTTAATTCAGAATGAATATagcagaaactcaattcggcccTCGGATGCGTATGATCCCTCTAAAAAAAGTATTTCGAAGTGTCAAAAAAATATGACATTAAAATTTACAtatacatcttcataatatatgtgtgttcgcCAACTTTCGCAAAAAACGATATTTTGTACTCTATGtaaaaaaaagaaaattttatcttGTGATAAGCCTTTGTTTTAGCACCGCATTTTGtattttttacacacgccacacgaCAAGTCGATTTTTCTTGTAACGACTTTGGGagcacatgaagatgtatgtGCAGATTTTTTGTTttaaattttttgacatttcaaaatgtgtctaaca
It includes:
- the LOC127292870 gene encoding uncharacterized protein, whose protein sequence is MFLRSKVQEMILRRRSRSMSGAQHAGNPSTAPCLDTGYKAHAPSFASPRLLHSASLPAGSCATAGAGSPMRHSDAMAYSMSPTSVLVASAAFGVAGADRGGGSGSSSSKRRPWCHGCAGTHGLADALDCAHDGQERRRSILAGRVKAQAPALVRSRSLDRRVEFGVKNKSSWLPLRAGSRTEQEEATSAQEETEMEPSSEDYTCVISRGPNPRTVHIFGDRVVEGDHRESSAWHINLPVEIPAS